In one Pseudomonadota bacterium genomic region, the following are encoded:
- a CDS encoding rhomboid family intramembrane serine protease, giving the protein MSGAFQFVFPRLTGFVRKLVIGLLSAFVAQLLLNFVGMPVSQWFALHASELGLPTLWQLVSYVAVEPTTPAGVISTLVSLLFIWLIVAPFELSYGARRTAELCLTGTLAAGAAAVLTAQLVPAYTQGPLYGAGPITYAGIAAMAVTLRGGRLALFGVWSMTPRQLLALLVGFSVLMFLADRNLVRLAAALTSIAAGVAYVRWMQRPRIRKRGRSARRPPFQVLQGGAAKDDDRPRYLN; this is encoded by the coding sequence GTGAGCGGCGCCTTTCAGTTCGTTTTTCCGCGACTTACGGGATTCGTTCGCAAGCTCGTCATCGGCCTGCTATCCGCGTTCGTCGCCCAGCTCCTGCTCAATTTCGTGGGCATGCCCGTCTCCCAGTGGTTTGCCCTGCACGCGAGCGAGCTTGGCCTGCCTACGCTGTGGCAGCTGGTCAGCTACGTGGCGGTGGAACCCACCACGCCGGCAGGAGTCATCTCGACGCTTGTCAGCCTGCTCTTCATCTGGCTCATCGTGGCTCCTTTCGAGCTGAGCTACGGCGCGCGCAGGACGGCCGAGCTGTGTCTGACAGGCACGCTGGCGGCCGGCGCCGCCGCCGTACTGACCGCGCAGCTCGTGCCGGCCTACACGCAAGGGCCGCTGTACGGCGCCGGCCCCATCACGTACGCGGGGATCGCGGCCATGGCCGTGACCCTGCGCGGAGGCCGCCTCGCGCTCTTTGGCGTCTGGTCCATGACGCCGAGACAGCTTCTGGCGTTGCTCGTAGGCTTCAGCGTGCTGATGTTCCTGGCGGACCGGAATCTCGTCAGGCTTGCCGCGGCGCTCACCTCCATCGCAGCGGGGGTGGCTTACGTGCGCTGGATGCAGCGACCCCGGATTCGCAAGCGCGGGCGCTCCGCCCGCCGGCCGCCTTTTCAGGTCCTGCAGGGAGGCGCGGCCAAAGACGACGACCGGCCGAGGTACCTGAACTAA
- a CDS encoding acyl-CoA desaturase, translating into MLAIACFFVGHWLLSVFCQTFFLHRYGAHGMFSMSRGWERFFYLLTFFSQGTSFLNPRAYAILHREHHAFSDTEKDPHSPYYHRNLFKMMWFTLKKYKAHVDRTAVTEPRFEGRAPEWPLIDELSNKLLVMGAFAAAYVSYYIAFAPHWGYYLLLPVHLMMGPIHGAIVNWCGHKYGYRNFETTRSDRSRNTLIWDFVTLGELFQNNHHKFGMSPKFAARWFELDPTYPVIKVLAWLRVIRLSESAQRIRYPATATT; encoded by the coding sequence GTGCTCGCTATCGCCTGCTTCTTCGTCGGCCATTGGCTGCTGTCCGTGTTTTGCCAGACGTTCTTTTTGCATCGTTATGGCGCCCACGGCATGTTCAGCATGAGTCGAGGCTGGGAGCGCTTCTTCTACCTGCTCACGTTCTTTTCCCAGGGCACCTCGTTCCTTAACCCGCGGGCCTACGCGATCCTGCATCGAGAGCATCACGCCTTCAGCGACACCGAAAAGGACCCCCATTCGCCCTACTACCACCGCAATCTCTTCAAAATGATGTGGTTCACGCTCAAGAAGTACAAAGCGCATGTCGACCGTACCGCAGTCACCGAGCCGCGCTTCGAGGGACGCGCCCCCGAATGGCCTCTGATCGACGAGCTCTCCAACAAGTTGCTGGTGATGGGAGCCTTCGCCGCCGCCTACGTGTCGTACTACATAGCTTTTGCCCCACACTGGGGCTATTACCTGCTGCTGCCAGTGCATCTGATGATGGGCCCGATCCATGGGGCGATCGTCAATTGGTGCGGCCACAAGTACGGCTACAGAAACTTCGAGACGACCCGATCCGACCGATCCCGCAACACCCTCATTTGGGATTTCGTCACCTTGGGCGAGCTCTTTCAGAACAACCACCACAAGTTCGGCATGTCGCCCAAGTTCGCCGCCCGCTGGTTCGAGCTGGATCCGACCTATCCCGTGATCAAGGTGCTCGCCTGGTTGCGAGTGATCCGGCTGTCCGAATCGGCGCAGCGGATACGCTATCCCGCGACTGCGACGACCTAG
- a CDS encoding DUF423 domain-containing protein: MERTLLILCGLAGLTAVVLGAFGAHGLGNYLPAGDAAARQGFWRTAADYHLAHALALGLTAYLVRRGAGSVAAWAGYLFAGGVVLFSGSLYVMALTGTRALGVVTPLGGMLLVGGWAAVALAGFKVSSR, encoded by the coding sequence ATGGAGCGGACCCTGCTGATTCTGTGCGGCCTCGCCGGCCTGACTGCCGTGGTTCTTGGCGCCTTCGGGGCCCACGGACTCGGAAACTACCTGCCGGCAGGCGACGCGGCCGCAAGGCAGGGCTTTTGGCGCACCGCGGCCGACTATCACCTGGCCCACGCCCTTGCGCTTGGGCTCACGGCCTATCTCGTTCGACGTGGTGCCGGCTCGGTGGCCGCATGGGCGGGCTACCTCTTCGCCGGCGGCGTCGTGCTGTTTTCCGGCAGCCTCTACGTCATGGCACTCACGGGTACCCGCGCGCTTGGCGTAGTAACCCCCCTAGGCGGAATGCTGCTTGTGGGTGGCTGGGCCGCCGTGGCGCTCGCGGGCTTCAAGGTGTCGTCGCGCTAG
- a CDS encoding GGDEF domain-containing protein → MNPPSLRPSVLPRRSSIPAGLRASQPPATDQQSESGVFRAHGGEQEPEIAINGEALAALLDLGAAEDRQQARGALERATRALADDALAAQPMLTSIHSLVCELHKLRKLAGQDELSGAANRRAFNDALQRELARCDRSSHSVAVIMLDLDGLKGLNDTCGHAAGDAAIRTVARCCHNALRKSDLVARLGGDEFAILLPETDPSAARAVAERVRYQVEQSSVCGRQLRVSCGVAVSQGGQPRGQALVVMADQELYRDKRARRGLDASEAA, encoded by the coding sequence ATGAACCCACCAAGCCTCCGTCCCAGCGTGTTGCCTAGGCGATCGTCGATCCCTGCCGGCCTCCGTGCCTCCCAGCCTCCGGCGACCGACCAGCAGTCCGAGAGCGGGGTGTTCAGGGCACACGGCGGCGAGCAGGAGCCCGAAATCGCCATCAACGGCGAGGCGCTGGCGGCGCTGCTGGATCTGGGAGCGGCCGAAGACCGGCAGCAGGCGCGGGGTGCGCTCGAGCGGGCCACACGGGCGCTGGCCGATGACGCCTTGGCCGCCCAGCCGATGCTGACCAGCATCCACTCGCTCGTATGCGAACTGCACAAGCTCCGCAAGCTGGCCGGCCAGGACGAGCTCAGCGGCGCAGCCAACCGCCGAGCGTTCAACGACGCGCTCCAGCGGGAGCTGGCGCGTTGCGATCGCTCGAGCCACAGCGTGGCCGTCATCATGCTCGATCTGGACGGCCTCAAAGGGCTCAACGACACCTGTGGCCACGCCGCTGGCGATGCAGCCATCCGCACCGTGGCGCGCTGCTGCCACAACGCGCTTCGCAAGAGCGATCTCGTGGCGCGCCTGGGCGGTGACGAGTTTGCGATCCTGCTGCCCGAGACCGATCCCAGCGCGGCGCGGGCGGTGGCGGAGCGCGTGCGCTACCAGGTGGAGCAGTCGAGCGTTTGCGGGCGCCAGCTACGCGTCAGCTGCGGGGTGGCCGTCAGCCAGGGTGGTCAACCACGCGGGCAGGCGCTGGTAGTCATGGCCGACCAGGAGCTTTACCGCGACAAGCGTGCCCGACGCGGACTCGATGCCTCCGAAGCGGCTTAG